The genomic region CGCTCAATCTCGGTCACGATCTGACGATGATTGTGGACGAATTTGGGACGAAGTTATTTGAGGAAATTGATTACCTCAACGAAGGACGGAACGCCGAAAAGTTTGCGACCAACTTCCGCAACGATCCTCACGTCAAAGTTCCTTTAATTTACTGGCGTTACACGAATACTCGCGTCCTGACGCTGGAGTGGATTAACGGATTTAAGTTGAATGACACTGCTAGCATCCAAGCAGCGGGATTGAATACAGATGAATTGATCGAAATTGGTGTAACAGCTGGGTTGCAACAGCTATTAGAACATGGTTTCTTTCACGCTGACCCCCATCCAGGTAATTTGTTTGCCATGCCAGACGGAAGGATGGCTTACATTGACTTCGGCATGATGGATCAATTGGACGAGCGGACAAAAGAAACGCTAGTAGATGCGATCGTGCATCTCGTGAATAAAGACTATGACGAATTGGCAGAAGATTACGTCAAGCTAGGATTTCTCACGCCAGACACTGATATTCGCCCGATTATCCCAGCTTTAGAAGCAGTCTGGGGTAGCGCGATCGGTAAAAATGTGGGAGATTTTAATTTCAAAACCATCACCGACTCCTATTCGGAGTTGATGTATGACTATCCTTTCCGCGTACCTTCTAAATTTGCGCTAATTATCCGTTCTTTGATTACGCAAGAAGGAATTGCCCTCAGCCTCAATCCTGATTTCAAGATTATCGAAGTTGCCTATCCCTATGTAGCGCGGCGGTTACTGACGGGTGAAACCCCAGAACTGCGGCGCAGGTTACTCAATCTCTTGTTCAAAAATGGTAAGTTTCAATGGCAGCGGTTGGAAGATTTGCTCGACATCGCTAGCGCTGACGATAGTTTTGATATTCTACCCACCGCTCAACTCGGCTTGCAGTATCTTCTATCTGAAGAAGGGAAATACCTACGGCAACAATTGGTGATGGCACTGACGGAAGACGATCGCCTGCATACAGCAGAAGTACAGCGGATCTGGAATTTAGTTAAGGATGAGATTCAGCCCGCACGTCTGTTTGATGCCGCGATTGGAGCGATCGCCAATCTATCTAGAGAAAGAGCGGCGGCGATTCTCCCGACAGCAGTATTTTCACTCATTGCTACCCCAGATCGAGAGCGGTCAGGGGATACATGATGGATGCAAAAGGGTAAGATGTTGAGAGTCACAAAAATTAAAATTAAAAATTTGTAACTTTAAGGTATCTTCCATGTTTTACCCGTCCACTCCGCCTTATTTCCTGCTCGTTGCAGGTTTGTTTGTCGCCTTGACTTCTGGAGCGGCGTTTTCTGGCACGCTCAAACAGCTGCTACAAAAATGGTCGAGCGATCGCGCCACCGATACCGATACAATGGCTAAAATCCGCACCGGACAATTAATTTTTCCTTTTTTGGGCATGGCTGTCGGTGTTTGCGTCTTTCTTGCCTCTGGGATTGAAATTTTTGGCTTCCCCATCATGATGTCTTATGCTTTTGCCGTTCCCCTGACGTTACTGACTGGTTTGTTAGTTTGGTATCAGTTGGGAAGCATGTTTGCTTTAGCAGAACGGGAAGGATTTCAAGCTTTTAATCTTGATTCTTGGGAATAGTTTATTTGTCATTTGTCATTTGTGATAGTTCGTGGGTAGGGTGAGCAATGCTCACCTTACTTTTTATACATCAGAGCTTTAGATCGAAAAATTGTGTTGCTGCAAGATTTTCAACCTTTGTGCGCGATCGCGACGACTTCTATTGGTGCAAACAGATTGCGGTCTATTTGTCAACCTAATAATCCAGTCTGGGTTCCAGAGTCTCTGTCGAGTCTTGCCGGAGTGCAAGCCTACTCAGGTTCGCTCAAATCTCACGTAGCCGAATTGTGGCAATCTCACCGCGCCTTCGTTTTTTGTTTGGCAACTGGGGCAGTTGTGAGGATCGTTGCACCTTTATTGCAAAACAAAGCCACCGATCCGGCAGTTGTCGTAGTTGATGAGGCAGGAAAGTTTGTCATTAGTCTGTGCGGCGGACATCAAGGCGGGGCTGACAAGATCGCAAAAATAATTGCCCAGCTCATCGATGCAACTCCAATATTAACCAGCGCTTCTACAAGTTTAGGATTACCCGCCATAGATTTATTGGGCGTTCCCTTTGGGTGGCATAAAGGGAGAGGAGATTGGACGGAAGTGAGTGCGGCAGTAGTGCGTGGCGAACCCGTACAAGTCATTCAAGAAGCTGGTTCTACCTTGTGGCGATCAACAGCCAGCGTCCGGCAGTCACATTTGAGTTTTGAGCTATCTCCTGACGCAACAGCCAAAATTTGGATTACGCCACGCCCGATTGAGGGCGCACAGCCGTGCGCCCCTACTAGCAATTCCCTTCAGCCTCAAATTCAGTGGCATCCCCGTGTCTTGTGGGTGGGAATCGGTTGCGAACGGGGAACCTCAAGACAACTGATTGAAGCTGGTATTCAGCAAATCTGCCGAGAAAATCAACTTGCCGCAGAGGCGATCGCGGGGATTGCGACGATCGACCTGAAAGCTGATGAAGTTGGGTTAGTCGAATTGTGCCACGCCTACGATTTTCCCTTACGGACTTTCCCCGCTAAAATCTTGAGGGCGATTTCCGTCCCTAACCCCTCCCCAGTTGTAGAACGAGAAGTCGGGACTCCCAGCGTTGCTGAAGCTGCGGCTTTATGCGCTTGTTTAAATCCACCTCATACAAAGGCGCACCACACAGATTCCGATCGCAAGGTAACACCTACGCTATTGGTTCCCAAACAAATTTTCAAACCCAATACCCCAACTCCCGTACGGGCGGGTTTCCAAACCCGCCCCTACCGAATCCCGACTCCCGAGTTCACGGGTGCAGTCACGATCGCGATCGCCCAATCGGAAATCGAATATACGGGTCGTATTGGTAAACTGTTCCTCGTGGGAATAGGACCTGGTGCGATCGAGCAAATCACCCCAGCTGCCAAAAGCGCGATCGCCACGGCGGATGCAGTTATCGGTTACTCTCTCTACATAGAACTAATTGCAACACTGCTACAACCCCAGCAAGTTATCGAAACTTTACCCATTACCCAAGAAAGACAGCGCGCTCAAAGAGCGATCGAACTAGCACAATGGGGTTTGACAGTGGCGGTGGTATCTTCGGGAGACTGCGGCATTTACGGGATGGCAGGGTTGGT from Chroococcidiopsis sp. SAG 2025 harbors:
- a CDS encoding AarF/ABC1/UbiB kinase family protein, which produces MGQYQLAQLKRYDPEAIAQYYRFRPLLAVARTFKVVWLFAGFIFGLKWDDWRDREEENKLKRAVQLRQLLTDLGPTFIKVGQALSTRPDLVRKDFLDELVKLQDQLPAFEQEIAFRTIEAELGRSVEEVYSQISPQPVAAASLGQVYRARLHSGEEVAVKVQRPNLRPTITLDLYLMRWAASWLSPWLPLNLGHDLTMIVDEFGTKLFEEIDYLNEGRNAEKFATNFRNDPHVKVPLIYWRYTNTRVLTLEWINGFKLNDTASIQAAGLNTDELIEIGVTAGLQQLLEHGFFHADPHPGNLFAMPDGRMAYIDFGMMDQLDERTKETLVDAIVHLVNKDYDELAEDYVKLGFLTPDTDIRPIIPALEAVWGSAIGKNVGDFNFKTITDSYSELMYDYPFRVPSKFALIIRSLITQEGIALSLNPDFKIIEVAYPYVARRLLTGETPELRRRLLNLLFKNGKFQWQRLEDLLDIASADDSFDILPTAQLGLQYLLSEEGKYLRQQLVMALTEDDRLHTAEVQRIWNLVKDEIQPARLFDAAIGAIANLSRERAAAILPTAVFSLIATPDRERSGDT
- the cobJ gene encoding precorrin-3B C(17)-methyltransferase, giving the protein MLLQDFQPLCAIATTSIGANRLRSICQPNNPVWVPESLSSLAGVQAYSGSLKSHVAELWQSHRAFVFCLATGAVVRIVAPLLQNKATDPAVVVVDEAGKFVISLCGGHQGGADKIAKIIAQLIDATPILTSASTSLGLPAIDLLGVPFGWHKGRGDWTEVSAAVVRGEPVQVIQEAGSTLWRSTASVRQSHLSFELSPDATAKIWITPRPIEGAQPCAPTSNSLQPQIQWHPRVLWVGIGCERGTSRQLIEAGIQQICRENQLAAEAIAGIATIDLKADEVGLVELCHAYDFPLRTFPAKILRAISVPNPSPVVEREVGTPSVAEAAALCACLNPPHTKAHHTDSDRKVTPTLLVPKQIFKPNTPTPVRAGFQTRPYRIPTPEFTGAVTIAIAQSEIEYTGRIGKLFLVGIGPGAIEQITPAAKSAIATADAVIGYSLYIELIATLLQPQQVIETLPITQERQRAQRAIELAQWGLTVAVVSSGDCGIYGMAGLVMEELQAGDWDGSTPQVQVFPGITALQAAAARVGTPLMHDFCAISLSDLLTPWQVIEKRLIAAAMADFVTAIYNPRSQSRVQQLQIARDIFLQYRDPNTPVAIVRAAYRQDEQIYLTTLEKLLDLPVDMLSTVLIGNSSTRTYADWIITPRGYLDFVPEMKE